In Gimesia sp., the genomic stretch GGGATCGGATTCGGATCATCGTGCATAACAAATTGCCGGAAGAGACCTCCGTTCACTGGCACGGTTTTGAAATGCCCGTGCAGTATGATGGTGCGGATACCATGACGCAAAATCCCATCAAGCCGGGAAAAACATTCAAATACGAATTCGACGTGCATGAAGAAGGCACCTTCTTCTACCATTCGCATGTGGCGATGCAGGAAGCGTTCGGCATGGTCGGCTGGTTCATCGTGCATCCCCAAAAAGTCTGGGATCCCCCGGTCGACCGCGATTTCGGTGTCATCTTTCAGAACTTCCGCATTGATCCCATGCAGACGGTCGCCAACAGTTGGAGCATGGACTGGAACTGGCACACCATTAACGGTCGGAGCGGCCCCTATACCACGCCCCTGGTCTGCAAGCACGGGGAACGCGTGCGTGTGCGTCTTCTGGATTTTAGCCCGGTGCAGCACCATCCGATTCATATGCACGGTCACACTTTCTGGATCACCGGACACGAGGGCGCACGCATCCCTAAATCCGCCTGGATTCCCCGCAACACTGAACTCGTCGGCGTCGCTCAGGCGGCTGACTTCGAATTCATCGCCAATAATCCCGGCGACTGGATGTTCCACTGCCACATGGTACATCACATGATGAACCACATGGTTCAGCACGTGGGGCCGCGCATGCGGGAAGATGCCAAAGTCGACCACTACCTCACCAGCCTCGATACACGCCCCCGCGTCAAAATGCACAAGGATCCCAAATTCGAAATTCCCGGCTACCCGCAGAAAATGCAGGGCATGACCATGACGAAACCCATGATGAAAGAACTCTGGTCCCGCCGGGAAGTCAAAGGGATGCGGGCCAATGCCATGATGTCGATGGCAGGGCTCATGACCTCCGTACGTGTCCTGCCAGATGACCTGTATCAGCGCGTGATGGAGTCAGAGGAAAAGGTTCCCAAAGGCTCCATCTTCAAAGAAATCGTCAAACGCTTCGGCACGATTGAAGACTACGAACCCGCCCCACCCGACGCAATGCAGAACATGCTCAACGACGACTGATTCCAGGACCAGAAGCGAGCATTTCCCTCGCCTCGAATTGACTCCGGTTCTGTAAACGGATTTCTCTCCGGTTGATTGTAAAATATTAATCAGCCTGGACCGGAATCTCATCTCTTAACTGCAGGCATGGCTGTTTCTGCAGGTCGGAATACTGGCGAATATATTCCGGGGTATCTTCAATCTTCTCCGTTTACGATCAATATGATTGAGAGTGCTTCAAGGCAGCTCTAATGCCAGAATACAAAAGCGACTGCAGTGGCTTAGTCAGCGACGGTATCTTTAGAGACGGAATCATCAACCGGTAGATCTCTACTGCTACCGCTTTGTTGCGTCGGGCTGCTGCAAACGAGCTTCCAGTGGAAGCCTGGGAGTGGTGACTTTCGGATTAATCTGGATTTCCAAAAGGTGTGAATGGCACAGGACGTGCTCCGTAATTGTGATAAGAGCGAGGAAACCGGCCTGTGAACTTACAGCTGGTCGGATGTGCGAGACACGGAGCAGCGATCTTTTCTTTGGCAGACGAACTGTATTTCTATTGGCTGAAGATGTCGCACTGCTCTGTCATATCGTCGTATTTTTTGTCGGCGGTGAGGGGCAATGTTGATTGTCAGGTAATCGCTTCTGGATGCGTGATCTAAAGCTGTGGAAGCGTTCGTCGTACATCTATTCTGCTGCTGTTTTTGAAACGACAAGCTGCGTAATCAAAGCATTCATGGGATGTCTTCTTGTCGCAGTAAGAAGAGGGGGCTGGTAAGAATATGCAGAAAACAGGCCATTATGCCTTTGGTTGTTCTTAGTTCAGAATGACCGCTATTAGCGCGGCATGAATGATTAGAGTTCGATACAGGGTAGTCAGATAAATGCCTGCCGGCAGATCGAGATCAGATTTTCTATCTGTATTTGAGTCAAGATACAAGGGAGTGGAAGGCGCGCTTTGATTCTTATGGCAACGATGGTGTCACTGGGGAGGCTGGTGCACATTGGACTTCGTCTGAATGGGGGTACTGAGACAATGTTTGATAAACGAGGCAAACTTCAGCCAAGCCGCCGTAAGTTCGGTTGCAGGTATGATCCTGCTGAATCTTGCGTTAGCCCGGGGGGCGAAACATAAACCTTACGGTCTGTGGGAGCGGTTCAGCCATTAATCGTTGATAGAGAAAAATATAGGAGGTAACATGACACTGCCCATTCCAAATATCTGGGAATTGCATCCGATGCTTGTACACTTTCCGATTGCCCTGCTTCTAACCGGAGTAGTCATGGAATGTCTGGCCCGCAAGCGGCCAACGCTTACGCGACCCGCATCGGGTATTTTAGTAGCCGGCGTGGCCCTCGGCTGGTTAAGCGCAGCGGCGGGACTTCTGAGTTTCTATACTGTTCCTGCACATACAGAACAGGCGCATACGCTAATGTGGTGGCACCTCGGCTTCGCTGTCTTCTCGCTTTTGTTTTTTTCGGGGGTTGCCGTCAAACGCTGGAGAGGACGCCAGGCAGCAGTGACTAAGCCGGTACTACTGATTGAGCTATGCGGGGCAATACTGCTGATTATTACCGCCTACCTGGGTGGCACAATTGTCTATCATGGCGGCGCAGGCGTTGAACCGGAACTGTTATCTCAGGAGGTTCGTAGTGAGCACCATCATGGTGAGGCCGGGCACGGCGCTTCATCTGAAACACACTCGGAGAGCAGTCATGAACATTCAGAAGGTGAGGACCAGCATGAGCATTAAATATGCTTTTCTTTTGCGACCATTTTCTACACTCGCATTCCAACTGGCACAGAGTTGGAGGCGAGGTCAGACATCCGAACTGACTCGGTAAAACCCGGAATCGATTTTCGGGGGCTGATCCTTTTCACCGGGTGCCATCTGTCGGCTTGCCCGACAGTACCCATCAGCGTAGGGCAGTGTACCCTCGTGTCCGCCCGCCTGGCGAGGTCCAATACGTATTTATGCCTTTGCAGGCATCCGTACAGAACCGTACCCGGCTCCGGTAAGCTGAAAGCAACCAGGTCAGAAGTGCCGACCAGAACACCGATC encodes the following:
- a CDS encoding DUF2231 domain-containing protein; translation: MLVHFPIALLLTGVVMECLARKRPTLTRPASGILVAGVALGWLSAAAGLLSFYTVPAHTEQAHTLMWWHLGFAVFSLLFFSGVAVKRWRGRQAAVTKPVLLIELCGAILLIITAYLGGTIVYHGGAGVEPELLSQEVRSEHHHGEAGHGASSETHSESSHEHSEGEDQHEH
- a CDS encoding copper oxidase, producing MSDSSSRRAFLKNGTVGTFAALSAGTPAAAALSKEQPDAPSDQPSQKQADQHEVQDEYDGFSRYRPSRGHDPDSDYYIGKRVPGFRNPADGPAPFIANDLDKLPWKMKNGAKEFHLVCEPVAREFLPGHWMNVYGFNGSMPGPTIEVTQGDRIRIIVHNKLPEETSVHWHGFEMPVQYDGADTMTQNPIKPGKTFKYEFDVHEEGTFFYHSHVAMQEAFGMVGWFIVHPQKVWDPPVDRDFGVIFQNFRIDPMQTVANSWSMDWNWHTINGRSGPYTTPLVCKHGERVRVRLLDFSPVQHHPIHMHGHTFWITGHEGARIPKSAWIPRNTELVGVAQAADFEFIANNPGDWMFHCHMVHHMMNHMVQHVGPRMREDAKVDHYLTSLDTRPRVKMHKDPKFEIPGYPQKMQGMTMTKPMMKELWSRREVKGMRANAMMSMAGLMTSVRVLPDDLYQRVMESEEKVPKGSIFKEIVKRFGTIEDYEPAPPDAMQNMLNDD